The sequence GCCTTGACCAATGGATCTCGTAAAATTGAAATCAGTCCGATCGGGGAACAGGAGCGCTGTTACCAGATTATTCCGAAGATTAGATGAAGTAAAGGAGAATTCGAATTTCGATGAAGAAGAAGTTATTGCAACACTCGGAAAACTAGtgcaaaaacaaacattgtttGAGGACTTAAACGAACAAATTCTTAAGTTAACAGAACCGGAAGATGTGGAAAATGAGATAGTGGATTCAGATGAATATTCAGTGGATATGGAAACAAAGATTCGCCACATACGTAAGTTCATACAAAATGTCCAAACACCACAGTCCCGTCAAATTGATTCACATACAACAACCCACACATTAAATCCAGAAACTATACCGTTTGTACCAACGCACAACATAGCCAACCCACACAACGCACAGTCGTTTGAGAACCCGTCTGTACAAGCCAGTCATACGTTCAACACACAGCAAAGTTCATTTTCGTCAGCTAGTAGTCACCGCCTACCCAAACTTTCGCTTCCAATATTCTCAGGCAACATCTTAGAATGGCAAACTTTCTGGGACTCATATGAGTCGGCCGTACACCTTAACTTGTCActtacaaatgtacaaaaattcAATTACTTGAAAGCACAACTAGAACATGAAGCACAAGATTCTATAGCGGGGTTCGCACTTACAAATGTAAACTATGATGAAGCCGTAAATTTACTAAAAGAGAGGTTCGGTCAACAAGACAAAATCATAAATGCATACATGCAGGCATTATTAGAAATCCCTTCACCTAGAAATCAGCTTACAAGTTTACGACGTTTTTACGATAAAATGGAAAGTTACGTCAGGGGATTAGAAGCTTTAGGTCAGACACAAGAAACATACGGCACTCTTCTTGTTCCAATTATTATGAAGAAATTACCCGGGGAAGTCAGACAACATCTCGCGCGAGAACACAGAATACAAACTTGGGTATTACGGGACCTCCGTAGGAGCATTTTAGATGAGATTAATATAATGGACGCAGGACAAGAGTTAGAGTCGACAAACCATTTGCCCACAACATCGTCTTTCTTTGCAAAGTCCAAATCTGTCAAGAATATTGAGACAAGACCTTGTGTGTTTTGTCATGAAATACACGCACCTACTCAGTGCAGTAAAATAACCGACACAGAATCCCGTATGATAATAGTAAAACGTGATAAGTTATGCTTTAACTGCCTTGGTAACCACAGAATTAACGAATGTAAATCTGagaatacatgtagatattgtAACAGAAAACACCATACAAGCTTATGTAATGCCCACAAATCAAACGACATAAAACCAGGTAATGAAGAAAGCGATAGAAATGGAGGTAATACTTCAACGCATACGAATTTCCGCGCAAATGATAACCAGAGTAGCAGCCCGCTAAACCCGCCAAACCCGCCATCTTTGAAttcgacaaacgttcacctggTAAAAGATAGTCATACAACGGAACACGATACTAccattttgtattcaaaatcgAATGAATCACGATCAAATGTACTGTTGAAAACCGCCGTAGCACAAGTTGGAGCGAACCAACACTTTATGGATACGAACATTCTCCTTGACGAAGGAGCGCAAAGATCGTTTTTAACGCAGGAAGTAGCGAATAAACTTCACTTACAGATAGAGGGAACAGAAATTACACAGTTATCGGCATTTGAAGGTAAAGAGAAAACCGCGAGACACTTAGGAAACACAACAGTCTACCTGAAAACCGATGCAGGACACGTAATGCCAATCAAAGTACTGATAGTACCTTTCATCGCTTTGCCTCTACAGAATCAAATGAGTAACATTGATACGGAATATGAATATTTACGTGGTTTAAAGTTAGCGCACACAACGACAGAGCAAGATTCATTCCAGATATCGTTGCTAGTAGGCGCAGATCACTACTGGGACATTGTAGAAGATCATGTAGTACGTGGAAACGGTCCGACAGCCGTGAAATCTAAGATCGGATATTTGCTTTCAGGACCTACATACGGTAAAGAGTTGAACACGTCGAACGATCACACGCTTAATATTTCACACGTTGCTGTTGAATACAATTCAGAAAAACTTTGGAATTCGGAGTCTATAGGAATCAATAGTAAGGAGATTGAAGaagataatacatatattaaagCATTCGCTAGGTTAGCATGGAAAGAAAACTCTGATGAATTACCTACAAATTCAACCGTTACGAAAAAAAGGACACAAAACGTCACTACAAACCTCATTAAAACCCCAGATATGTTGAATGGGTACGGAGAAATGATACAAGAACAGAAAGGACGGCGATTCAGGAAGAAGGTGACTGAAACAACAGAAATTTCAAGAAAAGCCAATCCTGATCATCCAGTACATAGGAAATCGAGCACCACTCGTATCAGAATAGTTAACAACTGCAGAAAAAGGAAAAGATGGAAATCCGAATACCATATGTTGTTACGTGAATTTCTTAAGACCAACACAGGAGAAACTACAAGACCGATCGCAAATTATATCCGTTGGAAGTAACACAAACGATGACAAACAATTCTAACGTTCCAATTGATGAACAGGAACATATGGAGAACAGACCGAAACGAAAAGCTAGCCTAAAAGCC is a genomic window of Mytilus trossulus isolate FHL-02 chromosome 1, PNRI_Mtr1.1.1.hap1, whole genome shotgun sequence containing:
- the LOC134701977 gene encoding uncharacterized protein LOC134701977, coding for MDLVKLKSVRSGNRSAVTRLFRRLDEVKENSNFDEEEVIATLGKLVQKQTLFEDLNEQILKLTEPEDVENEIVDSDEYSVDMETKIRHIRKFIQNVQTPQSRQIDSHTTTHTLNPETIPFVPTHNIANPHNAQSFENPSVQASHTFNTQQSSFSSASSHRLPKLSLPIFSGNILEWQTFWDSYESAVHLNLSLTNVQKFNYLKAQLEHEAQDSIAGFALTNVNYDEAVNLLKERFGQQDKIINAYMQALLEIPSPRNQLTSLRRFYDKMESYVRGLEALGQTQETYGTLLVPIIMKKLPGEVRQHLAREHRIQTWVLRDLRRSILDEINIMDAGQELESTNHLPTTSSFFAKSKSVKNIETRPCVFCHEIHAPTQCSKITDTESRMIIVKRDKLCFNCLGNHRINECKSENTCRYCNRKHHTSLCNAHKSNDIKPGNEESDRNGGNTSTHTNFRANDNQSSSPLNPPNPPSLNSTNVHLVKDSHTTEHDTTILYSKSNESRSNVLLKTAVAQVGANQHFMDTNILLDEGAQRSFLTQEVANKLHLQIEGTEITQLSAFEGKEKTARHLGNTTVYLKTDAGHVMPIKVLIVPFIALPLQNQMSNIDTEYEYLRGLKLAHTTTEQDSFQISLLVGADHYWDIVEDHVVRGNGPTAVKSKIGYLLSGPTYGKELNTSNDHTLNISHVAVEYNSEKLWNSESIGINSKEIEEDNTYIKAFARLAWKENSDELPTNSTVTKKRTQNVTTNLIKTPDMLNGYGEMIQEQKGRRFRKKVTETTEISRKANPDHPVHRKSSTTRIRIVNNCRKRKRWKSEYHMLLREFLKTNTGETTRPIANYIRWK